One region of Baekduia soli genomic DNA includes:
- a CDS encoding ABC transporter permease: MLAQVTIHRRDQHSCVQDNGFCPDWIVHHLGEYTAPLWRHVELTMASVALGMAIALVLAIVARRRRWLTGPIVGVTGILYTIPSLAFFALLLPLTGFGFVTALIPLTAYTLLILFRNIVTGLDNVPAEARDAALGMGFTPRQLLWRVELPLALPEIFAGLRVATTTTVGLAALAFYAGGGGLGQQILSDIAFKSNVAVAGLLCVLLAFVLDLGLLGAQRLLLPWQRARAT, encoded by the coding sequence ATGCTCGCCCAGGTCACGATCCACCGCCGGGACCAGCACTCCTGCGTGCAGGACAACGGCTTCTGCCCGGACTGGATCGTCCACCACCTCGGGGAGTACACGGCCCCGCTGTGGCGCCACGTGGAGCTCACGATGGCCTCCGTGGCGCTCGGCATGGCCATCGCGCTGGTCCTGGCGATCGTCGCCCGCCGGCGGCGCTGGCTCACCGGCCCGATCGTCGGCGTCACCGGGATCCTCTACACGATCCCGTCGCTGGCGTTCTTCGCGCTGCTGCTGCCTCTCACCGGCTTCGGCTTCGTCACCGCGCTCATCCCCCTGACGGCCTACACGCTGCTCATCCTGTTCCGCAACATCGTCACGGGCCTGGACAACGTGCCGGCCGAGGCGCGCGACGCCGCGCTGGGCATGGGCTTCACGCCGCGCCAGCTGCTGTGGCGCGTCGAGCTGCCGCTCGCGCTGCCCGAGATCTTCGCCGGGCTGCGCGTGGCGACCACCACGACCGTCGGGCTCGCCGCGCTGGCCTTCTACGCCGGCGGCGGCGGCCTGGGCCAGCAGATCCTCAGCGACATCGCGTTCAAGTCCAACGTCGCGGTGGCCGGCCTGCTCTGCGTGCTGCTGGCCTTCGTGCTCGACCTCGGGCTGCTCGGCGCCCAGCGGCTGCTGCTGCCCTGGCAGCGGGCGAGGGCGACGTGA
- a CDS encoding methyltransferase domain-containing protein, whose protein sequence is MSAEPRSGPRGATAGALYERALSEGALVVRYDDEERVALDVARWLGPVTAADETVLQRAVGPVLDIGCGPGRHVHALARRGVLALGVDVSPDAVRLARSRGAPVVEGSVFDVVPGPHRWGSALLLDGSVGIGGAPRRLLGRVRELLVPGGRLLVETEAPGVATRTVRARLEGTGARSAAFPWALVGADGIGALGAATGFATVERWCDDGRWFAELR, encoded by the coding sequence GTGAGCGCCGAGCCGCGGTCCGGGCCGCGCGGCGCGACCGCCGGCGCGCTCTACGAGCGGGCGCTGAGCGAGGGGGCGCTGGTCGTCCGCTACGACGACGAGGAGCGCGTCGCGCTCGACGTCGCGCGCTGGCTGGGTCCCGTCACCGCCGCCGACGAGACCGTGCTGCAGCGCGCCGTCGGACCGGTCCTGGACATCGGCTGCGGTCCCGGCCGCCACGTCCACGCGCTCGCGCGCCGCGGCGTGCTCGCGCTCGGCGTCGACGTCTCGCCCGACGCCGTGCGCCTGGCGCGGTCGCGCGGGGCCCCCGTCGTGGAGGGCTCGGTGTTCGACGTCGTGCCCGGCCCGCACCGCTGGGGCTCAGCGCTGCTGCTGGACGGCTCGGTCGGCATCGGCGGGGCTCCGCGCCGGCTCCTGGGCCGGGTCCGCGAGCTGCTCGTGCCCGGGGGCCGGCTGCTCGTGGAGACCGAGGCGCCGGGTGTCGCGACGCGCACGGTGCGCGCGCGGCTGGAGGGCACCGGCGCCCGCAGCGCGGCGTTCCCCTGGGCGCTGGTCGGCGCCGACGGCATCGGCGCGCTGGGCGCCGCGACGGGCTTCGCGACCGTCGAGCGGTGGTGCGACGACGGCCGCTGGTTCGCGGAGCTCCGATGA
- a CDS encoding molybdopterin-dependent oxidoreductase yields MTTVLGSLLLLGVTVVAVTGLLSHAAYEPGLGANAIVPAGRDLPLTFTWPTSPAWLYALDQGLHVNVGLVTIPLLLAKLWSVIPRLFAWPPVASAAEGLERLGIALLVGSALFEFATGVVNMQNWYPFSFNFVVAHYYGAIVFIASILLHVAIKLPVMRRAWRERDGLAPLRASLAQTVPEPPDEHGLVAAQPAAPTISRRGLLGLVGVGSATLLVSNVGESIGGPLRGTALLAPRRTSGPGPNGFPVNKTARAARITPAMTGDAWRLRLAAGSRSVVLSRADLLALELRTEELPIACVEGWSTSQHWEGVPLIALARMVGGDRTSHVLVRSLQKSGVLRRATLTRNQYADDRALLALRVNGADLSPDHGYPARIIVPALPGVHTTKWVSDLRFGA; encoded by the coding sequence ATGACGACCGTCCTGGGCTCGCTGCTGCTCCTCGGCGTGACGGTCGTCGCCGTCACCGGCCTGCTCTCGCACGCCGCCTACGAGCCGGGCCTGGGCGCCAACGCGATCGTGCCGGCCGGCCGCGACCTGCCGCTGACGTTCACGTGGCCGACCTCGCCGGCCTGGCTCTACGCGCTCGACCAGGGGCTGCACGTCAACGTCGGTCTGGTCACGATCCCGCTCCTGCTGGCCAAGCTGTGGTCGGTCATCCCGCGGCTGTTCGCGTGGCCGCCGGTCGCGTCGGCGGCCGAGGGCCTCGAGCGCCTCGGGATCGCGCTGCTGGTCGGCAGCGCGCTGTTCGAGTTCGCCACCGGCGTGGTCAACATGCAGAACTGGTACCCGTTCAGCTTCAACTTCGTGGTCGCCCACTACTACGGCGCGATTGTGTTCATCGCGTCGATCCTGCTGCACGTGGCGATCAAGCTCCCCGTGATGCGCCGCGCGTGGCGCGAGCGCGACGGGCTGGCGCCGCTGCGCGCATCGCTGGCCCAGACCGTGCCCGAGCCACCCGACGAGCACGGCCTCGTCGCCGCGCAGCCGGCGGCCCCGACGATCTCGCGGCGCGGCCTGCTCGGCCTCGTCGGCGTGGGCTCGGCGACGCTGCTGGTGTCCAACGTCGGCGAGTCGATCGGCGGGCCGCTGCGCGGCACCGCGCTGCTGGCCCCGCGGCGCACGAGCGGGCCGGGCCCCAACGGCTTCCCCGTCAACAAGACCGCGCGCGCCGCGCGCATCACGCCGGCGATGACCGGCGACGCCTGGCGCCTGCGGCTCGCGGCCGGCTCACGCTCGGTGGTGCTCAGCCGCGCGGACCTCCTCGCCCTGGAGCTCCGAACGGAGGAGCTGCCGATCGCCTGCGTCGAGGGCTGGTCGACCTCCCAGCACTGGGAGGGCGTGCCGCTCATCGCGCTGGCGCGGATGGTGGGCGGCGACCGGACATCGCATGTGCTCGTGCGCTCCCTGCAGAAGAGCGGCGTGCTGCGCCGGGCGACGCTGACCCGCAACCAGTACGCCGACGACCGGGCGCTGCTGGCGTTGCGCGTCAACGGCGCCGACCTGTCGCCCGACCACGGCTACCCGGCCCGGATCATCGTCCCGGCGCTGCCCGGCGTCCACACCACGAAGTGGGTCTCCGACCTGCGGTTCGGCGCATGA
- a CDS encoding YncE family protein, whose amino-acid sequence MRRALPPVTAGVLAAVVLAAAGCGSETVHELPPAAEPARSPVPATTPAGEVLPAGPGAEGIAVDPVTHTIAVGVRAPAALILLRPGAATPRRVVALGSPPRHLAYDAATERFLVPTEGDDRLVQVTPAGAAQAAAVGAQPHDAAALAGSIFVGDERGNTVSVVVAGRTRRTFAVATQPGGLAAADGGHLLAVVSVRRRVLELYDPHTRRRVGSAGAGVGPTHVVAEADRLYVADTRGGALLVFGTRPRLALLRRVFLPGGPYGLAIDPVRHRLWVTLTARNEVVSLTADGRPREVRRLPTVRQPDSVAVDSALGTVVVAGRAAGVVQVIGAQQAYPQHGR is encoded by the coding sequence GTGCGCCGCGCCCTGCCCCCCGTCACGGCCGGCGTCCTGGCGGCCGTGGTGCTCGCGGCGGCGGGCTGCGGCTCGGAGACCGTGCACGAGCTGCCGCCCGCGGCGGAGCCGGCCCGCTCGCCCGTCCCCGCCACGACGCCCGCCGGCGAGGTCCTGCCCGCCGGGCCGGGTGCCGAGGGCATCGCCGTCGACCCCGTCACCCACACGATCGCCGTCGGCGTGCGCGCGCCCGCGGCGCTCATCCTGCTGCGCCCAGGCGCCGCCACGCCGCGGCGCGTCGTCGCGCTGGGCTCCCCGCCGCGCCATCTGGCCTACGACGCGGCCACCGAGCGCTTCCTGGTCCCGACGGAGGGCGACGACCGCCTCGTCCAGGTCACGCCCGCGGGCGCGGCGCAGGCGGCCGCCGTGGGCGCCCAGCCCCACGACGCCGCCGCGCTGGCCGGCTCGATCTTCGTCGGCGACGAGCGCGGCAACACCGTGTCGGTCGTGGTCGCCGGGCGCACCCGGCGCACGTTCGCGGTCGCCACCCAGCCCGGCGGCCTGGCGGCCGCCGACGGCGGGCACCTGCTGGCGGTCGTCTCCGTCCGCCGCCGCGTGCTGGAGCTCTACGACCCGCACACGCGGCGGCGGGTCGGCAGCGCCGGCGCGGGCGTCGGGCCCACCCACGTCGTCGCCGAGGCCGACCGCCTGTACGTGGCCGACACCCGGGGCGGCGCGCTGCTGGTCTTCGGCACCCGCCCGCGGCTGGCGCTGCTGCGGCGGGTCTTCCTGCCCGGCGGCCCGTACGGGCTGGCGATCGACCCCGTCCGCCATCGCCTGTGGGTCACGCTGACCGCGCGCAACGAGGTCGTCTCGCTCACCGCCGACGGCCGCCCGCGGGAGGTGAGGCGCCTGCCGACCGTGCGCCAGCCCGACAGCGTCGCCGTCGACTCAGCCCTGGGCACCGTCGTGGTCGCCGGGCGCGCCGCCGGCGTCGTGCAGGTCATCGGCGCGCAGCAGGCGTACCCCCAGCACGGCCGCTGA
- a CDS encoding glycosyltransferase family 2 protein, whose protein sequence is MLHVDVDVILPVLDEARALPWVLGRLPAGYRAVVADNGSTDGSDAIARGLGAAVVGEPRRGFGAACHAGLRAARADVVCFMDCDGSLDPADLPAIAGPVLRGEADLVLGARRADRGAWPPHARLANRVLVWELARRGGPRLEDLGPMRAARREALLDLGIQDRRFGYPLEMVVRAHRRGWRIAEAGVPYRAREGRSKVTGTVRGTVRTVRDMAAVLA, encoded by the coding sequence ATGCTCCATGTGGACGTCGACGTCATCCTCCCCGTGCTCGACGAGGCTCGGGCGCTGCCCTGGGTCCTCGGGCGGCTGCCCGCGGGCTACCGCGCCGTCGTGGCCGACAACGGGTCCACGGACGGCTCCGACGCGATCGCCCGGGGCCTGGGCGCCGCGGTGGTCGGCGAGCCGCGCCGCGGGTTCGGGGCGGCCTGCCACGCCGGGCTGCGGGCGGCGCGCGCCGACGTCGTCTGCTTCATGGACTGCGACGGCTCGCTGGACCCGGCCGACCTGCCGGCGATCGCCGGGCCCGTCCTGCGCGGCGAGGCCGACCTCGTCCTCGGGGCGCGCCGCGCCGACCGCGGGGCCTGGCCGCCGCACGCACGCCTGGCCAACCGCGTCCTGGTCTGGGAGCTGGCCCGCCGCGGCGGCCCGCGGCTGGAGGACCTCGGCCCGATGCGCGCCGCGCGGCGCGAGGCCCTGCTGGACCTCGGGATCCAGGACCGCCGGTTCGGCTACCCGCTGGAGATGGTCGTCCGGGCCCACCGCCGGGGCTGGCGGATCGCCGAGGCCGGCGTGCCCTACCGCGCCCGCGAGGGGCGCTCCAAGGTGACCGGGACCGTCCGCGGCACCGTGCGCACCGTGCGCGACATGGCCGCGGTGCTCGCCTGA
- a CDS encoding NAD-dependent epimerase/dehydratase family protein — protein MRILVTGGAGFVGSHIADQLLEAGHEVRIVDALLPTAHDGGPPWLPAGAEVVTADLRDPEVAAAAVAGVGAVCHQASMVGLGADIMDIADYVAHNDLATAVLLRALARRSFAGRIVLASSMVVYGEGRYACPEHGLVAPGPRATADLDAGRFEPPCHRCGRPLVPQAVPEDAPADPRNVYAATKLHQEHLLAAFAREQDGVDVTALRYHNVYGPRMPRDTPYAGVASIFRSALERGEAPSVFEDGAQIRDFVHVGDVARANVLALGCEEPAPGAYNIASGVPRTVGDMARALAAALPGAPEPVVTGAYRRGDVRHVFASPQRAAEVLGFRARVGLEEGMAEFAHAPLRLPAVGGG, from the coding sequence ATGCGGATCCTGGTCACCGGCGGCGCCGGCTTCGTCGGCTCGCACATCGCCGACCAGCTGCTGGAGGCCGGCCACGAGGTGCGGATCGTCGACGCGCTGCTGCCGACCGCGCACGACGGTGGGCCGCCCTGGCTGCCGGCCGGCGCCGAGGTGGTCACGGCCGACCTGCGCGATCCCGAGGTCGCCGCGGCGGCGGTCGCGGGCGTCGGCGCCGTGTGCCACCAGGCGTCGATGGTTGGTTTGGGCGCGGACATCATGGACATCGCCGACTACGTCGCCCACAACGACCTCGCCACCGCGGTGCTGCTGCGCGCGCTGGCGCGCCGCTCGTTCGCCGGGCGCATCGTCCTGGCGTCCAGCATGGTGGTCTACGGCGAGGGCCGCTACGCCTGCCCGGAGCACGGGCTCGTGGCCCCCGGGCCGCGCGCCACCGCCGACCTCGACGCGGGGCGCTTCGAGCCGCCGTGCCATCGGTGTGGCCGGCCGCTGGTGCCCCAGGCGGTTCCCGAGGACGCGCCCGCCGACCCGCGCAACGTGTACGCCGCGACCAAGCTGCACCAGGAGCACCTCCTGGCCGCGTTCGCGCGCGAGCAGGACGGCGTCGACGTCACCGCCCTGCGCTACCACAACGTCTACGGACCCCGGATGCCACGCGATACTCCGTATGCCGGTGTGGCGAGCATCTTCCGCTCGGCGCTCGAGCGCGGTGAGGCGCCCTCCGTGTTCGAGGACGGGGCCCAGATCCGGGACTTCGTGCACGTGGGCGACGTCGCCCGGGCCAACGTCCTGGCCCTCGGGTGCGAGGAGCCGGCCCCCGGCGCCTACAACATCGCCTCGGGCGTCCCGCGCACCGTCGGCGACATGGCCCGGGCGCTCGCGGCGGCCCTGCCCGGCGCGCCGGAACCGGTGGTCACGGGGGCCTACCGCCGGGGCGACGTGCGCCACGTCTTCGCCTCCCCGCAGCGCGCCGCCGAGGTCCTCGGGTTCCGCGCGCGTGTGGGCCTGGAGGAGGGCATGGCCGAGTTCGCCCACGCCCCGCTGCGTTTGCCCGCCGTCGGCGGTGGCTAG
- a CDS encoding type 1 glutamine amidotransferase encodes MAERTLRVCALYPDLMNIYADRGNMLMLERRCAWRGLGFTLTAAGLGDAVDPDAHDLFYLGGGQDRDQRLCAQDLVDTKCDALHAAAARGALVLGICGGIQLLGHHYELGDERVPGIGLVDLHTVRAADGSRLIGNVAIEVRLPGLDGPRVLAGFENHGGRTMLGTGVHPLGRVLRGHGNDGRSGAEGVLAGTVIGTYLHGPLLPKNAWFADWLLATALGLDPAALAPLDDRLEDAAHAAARRAAGV; translated from the coding sequence GTGGCTGAGCGCACGCTGCGCGTCTGCGCGCTGTACCCCGACCTGATGAACATCTACGCCGACCGCGGCAACATGCTCATGCTCGAGCGCCGCTGCGCCTGGCGCGGGCTGGGCTTCACGCTCACCGCCGCCGGCCTCGGCGACGCCGTGGACCCCGACGCCCACGACCTCTTCTACCTCGGCGGCGGCCAGGACCGCGACCAGCGCCTGTGCGCGCAGGACCTCGTCGACACCAAGTGCGACGCCCTGCACGCCGCGGCCGCGCGCGGTGCGCTCGTCCTGGGGATCTGCGGCGGCATCCAGCTGCTGGGCCACCACTACGAGCTCGGCGACGAGCGGGTGCCCGGCATCGGGCTCGTCGACCTGCACACCGTGCGCGCAGCCGACGGCTCGCGCCTGATCGGCAACGTGGCCATCGAGGTCCGGCTGCCCGGCCTGGACGGCCCGCGCGTGCTCGCGGGCTTCGAGAACCACGGGGGCCGGACGATGCTCGGGACCGGCGTCCACCCGCTGGGCCGCGTGCTGCGCGGCCACGGCAACGACGGGCGCTCCGGCGCCGAGGGCGTCCTGGCCGGGACCGTGATCGGCACCTACCTGCACGGCCCGCTGCTGCCCAAGAACGCCTGGTTCGCCGACTGGCTGCTGGCCACCGCGCTGGGCCTGGACCCCGCGGCCCTGGCCCCGCTGGACGACCGCCTCGAGGACGCCGCGCACGCCGCGGCGCGCCGCGCGGCGGGCGTCTGA
- a CDS encoding Mur ligase family protein, with amino-acid sequence MTLLGAKLAAARAAGAVSRRAGRGGTSLPGKLLLRLEPQAVAALGARLPRGSAVISATNGKTTSAAMAAAILEHGGRTLVHNRAGANMAGGVAGALLEAAGRGGAIAGDTGLFEVDEFWLDRLVPQLHPRALLLGNLFRDQLDRFGELETIADRWAQVVAAAPGTTLVLNADDPLIADLGRSRTGTDGVVYFGIEDPAVALSGMAHAADSKHCRRCGAPYRYDLVFLGHLGHYHCDACGATRPAPQVSAQRVVLDGLRGAQVTMATPAGTVEVRLPLPGLYNVYNMLGAAALALSLGAPIDDVVAGLQTVSPAFGRAESVRLGGCDLLMLLVKNPAGANEVLRTLALEDGDHDVLAVLNDNTADGRDISWVWDADFETLAGRLRRVTCSGTRAAEMALRLKYAGVPEDRLVVQPDLDRALDAALAGTPPGPGRLIAIPTYTAMLELRRLIVARGAAGSSFG; translated from the coding sequence GTGACGCTGCTGGGGGCCAAGCTGGCCGCGGCGCGCGCCGCCGGGGCCGTGTCCCGCCGCGCCGGCCGCGGCGGCACGTCGCTGCCGGGCAAGCTGCTGCTGCGCCTGGAGCCCCAGGCCGTCGCGGCGCTCGGCGCGCGGCTGCCGCGGGGCAGCGCCGTCATCTCGGCCACCAACGGCAAGACGACGAGCGCGGCGATGGCCGCGGCGATCCTCGAGCACGGCGGGCGCACCCTGGTCCACAACCGCGCCGGGGCCAACATGGCCGGCGGGGTGGCCGGCGCGCTGCTGGAGGCCGCCGGGCGCGGCGGGGCGATCGCCGGCGACACGGGGCTGTTCGAGGTCGACGAGTTCTGGCTCGACCGCCTGGTCCCGCAGCTGCACCCGCGAGCGCTGCTGCTGGGCAACCTGTTCCGCGACCAGCTCGACCGCTTCGGCGAGCTCGAGACGATCGCCGACCGCTGGGCGCAGGTCGTCGCCGCCGCGCCCGGCACCACGCTCGTGCTCAACGCCGACGACCCGCTCATCGCCGACCTCGGCCGCTCGCGGACCGGCACCGACGGCGTCGTCTACTTCGGCATCGAGGACCCGGCGGTGGCGCTGAGCGGCATGGCGCACGCCGCGGACTCCAAGCACTGCCGCCGCTGCGGGGCGCCCTACCGCTATGACCTGGTCTTCCTCGGCCACCTGGGCCACTACCACTGCGACGCCTGCGGAGCCACGCGCCCGGCCCCCCAGGTCTCGGCGCAGCGCGTCGTGCTCGACGGGCTGCGCGGCGCACAGGTCACGATGGCCACGCCCGCGGGCACCGTCGAGGTGCGCCTGCCGCTGCCCGGCCTCTACAACGTCTACAACATGCTCGGGGCCGCCGCGCTGGCGCTCTCGCTCGGCGCGCCGATCGACGACGTCGTGGCCGGCCTGCAGACCGTCTCCCCCGCCTTCGGCCGTGCCGAGTCCGTCCGCCTGGGCGGGTGCGACCTGCTCATGCTGCTCGTCAAGAACCCGGCCGGCGCCAACGAGGTGCTGCGCACGCTCGCGCTCGAGGACGGCGACCACGACGTCCTGGCCGTGCTCAACGACAACACCGCCGACGGGCGCGACATCAGCTGGGTGTGGGACGCGGACTTCGAGACGCTCGCCGGCCGGCTGCGGCGCGTGACGTGCAGCGGCACGCGCGCGGCCGAGATGGCCCTGCGGCTGAAGTACGCCGGCGTGCCGGAGGACCGGCTCGTCGTGCAGCCCGACCTGGACCGCGCGCTGGACGCCGCGCTGGCCGGCACGCCGCCGGGGCCGGGCCGCCTCATCGCCATCCCGACCTACACGGCGATGCTCGAGCTGCGCCGCCTCATCGTCGCCCGCGGCGCCGCGGGAAGCAGCTTCGGATGA
- a CDS encoding GFA family protein, giving the protein MSEPALTGGCLCGAVRFEISEPLSEAGHCHCTRCQRRTGTASSAAGLTVPGSFRITQGAEHVRAWHPDRGFDKGFCSACGGHLFARDPGDDTVVAVRLGAIDGDPGVRPSYHQFTAFAAPWQPLPDDGLPRHPERRPR; this is encoded by the coding sequence ATGTCCGAGCCTGCCCTGACCGGCGGCTGCCTGTGCGGCGCCGTGCGCTTCGAGATCTCCGAGCCGCTGTCCGAGGCCGGCCACTGCCACTGCACGCGCTGCCAGCGGCGGACCGGCACCGCATCCTCGGCCGCGGGGCTCACGGTGCCCGGCTCCTTCCGGATCACCCAGGGCGCCGAGCACGTCCGTGCCTGGCACCCCGACCGCGGCTTCGACAAGGGGTTCTGCAGCGCCTGCGGCGGCCACCTCTTCGCCCGCGACCCCGGCGACGACACGGTCGTCGCCGTCCGCCTGGGGGCCATCGACGGCGACCCGGGCGTGCGGCCGAGCTACCACCAGTTCACGGCGTTCGCCGCGCCGTGGCAGCCGCTGCCCGACGACGGGCTGCCGCGCCACCCTGAGCGGCGCCCGCGCTGA
- a CDS encoding TIGR04282 family arsenosugar biosynthesis glycosyltransferase has protein sequence MPGPARPAATTVAVIAKAPVPGRVKTRLCPPCTPRQAAALAEASLRDTLAAMDGLDAAVGRAIVLDGAAGPWHGTERLLAQRGGGLDERLAAAFTDLGGPALIVGMDTPQLRTGHLLRALGALEDHEAVLGPARDGGYWAIGLRDPSRAAEVLHGVPMSVGGTLAAQRRRLAGAALRWDEVDELHDVDTIADAAHVAALAPASRFAAVLQSLDLRRAA, from the coding sequence ATGCCCGGCCCCGCCCGCCCGGCGGCGACGACCGTCGCCGTCATCGCCAAGGCGCCGGTGCCCGGTCGCGTCAAGACGCGGCTGTGCCCGCCCTGCACGCCCCGGCAGGCCGCCGCGCTCGCCGAGGCCTCGCTGCGCGACACCCTCGCCGCGATGGACGGCCTGGACGCCGCCGTGGGGCGTGCGATCGTCCTCGACGGCGCCGCGGGGCCGTGGCACGGCACCGAGCGCCTGTTGGCCCAGCGCGGCGGCGGGCTGGACGAGCGCCTGGCCGCGGCGTTCACCGACCTCGGCGGCCCCGCGCTCATCGTGGGCATGGACACCCCGCAGCTGCGCACGGGACACCTGCTCCGCGCGCTGGGCGCTCTGGAGGACCACGAAGCGGTGCTTGGGCCGGCGCGCGACGGCGGCTACTGGGCCATCGGGCTGCGCGACCCGTCCCGGGCGGCCGAAGTGCTGCACGGCGTGCCGATGAGCGTCGGCGGGACCCTGGCGGCCCAGCGGCGCCGGCTGGCCGGTGCCGCCCTGCGCTGGGACGAGGTCGACGAGCTGCACGACGTCGACACGATCGCCGACGCCGCCCACGTCGCGGCGCTGGCCCCGGCGTCGCGCTTCGCCGCCGTCCTGCAGTCCCTCGACCTGCGGCGTGCGGCGTGA
- a CDS encoding ABC transporter ATP-binding protein, translated as MPASSAATLEFRQVSKVYPGSPEPAIRELSLEVAAGELCILIGPSGCGKTTAMRLANRMIELTGGDVLVDGVSVRDRAPAELRRTIGYAIQQIGLFPHLTVAENIGTVPRLLGWESGRIRARVAELLELVGLEADMGGRYPAQLSGGQRQRVGVARALAADPPLLLMDEPFGAIDPITRARLQEEFRRLQRELDKTVVFVTHDIDEALKLGDRIAVLKPGGVLAQFATPDELVRHPADAFVEEFVGADRMIARLEWLTSVRQEGRRT; from the coding sequence ATGCCCGCCTCGTCCGCCGCCACGCTCGAGTTCCGCCAGGTCTCCAAGGTCTATCCCGGGTCGCCCGAGCCCGCGATCCGCGAGCTCAGCCTCGAGGTCGCGGCCGGCGAGCTGTGCATCCTCATCGGGCCCTCGGGCTGCGGCAAGACGACGGCGATGCGGCTCGCCAACCGGATGATCGAGCTCACCGGCGGCGACGTGCTCGTCGACGGCGTCAGCGTCCGCGACCGCGCACCCGCCGAGCTGCGCCGCACGATCGGCTACGCGATCCAGCAGATCGGCCTGTTCCCCCACCTCACGGTGGCCGAGAACATCGGCACGGTCCCGCGGCTGCTGGGCTGGGAGTCGGGCCGCATCCGCGCCCGGGTGGCCGAGCTGCTCGAGCTCGTGGGCCTGGAGGCCGACATGGGCGGCCGCTACCCCGCGCAGCTCTCCGGCGGCCAGCGCCAGCGGGTGGGCGTCGCCCGGGCGCTGGCGGCCGATCCGCCGCTGCTGCTCATGGACGAGCCCTTCGGCGCCATCGACCCCATCACCCGGGCGCGGCTGCAGGAGGAGTTCCGCCGGCTGCAGCGCGAGCTGGACAAGACCGTCGTCTTCGTCACCCACGACATCGACGAGGCGCTCAAGCTCGGCGACCGCATCGCGGTGCTCAAGCCCGGCGGCGTGCTCGCCCAGTTCGCGACGCCCGACGAGCTCGTCCGACACCCCGCCGACGCGTTCGTCGAGGAGTTCGTCGGCGCCGACCGGATGATCGCCCGCCTGGAGTGGCTCACGTCCGTGCGCCAGGAGGGCCGGCGGACGTGA
- a CDS encoding class I SAM-dependent methyltransferase — MTGAVPLEVIWHDVECGGYAEDAELWRELAAAAPGGTVLDVGAGTGRVALDLAARGAGVVALDAEPRLLEALAARAAEAGLPPVPTVCADARDFALGRTFGLIIVPMQTLQLLGGPEGRAAFLRCAREHLAPGGTLAAALADALDSFDGETDGLPEPDVLEAGGATYSSLPLAVVDEGDRAAIHRLREILAPGGARSETLDVIRLDRVTPAEVQREAAALGWHPRPARRIPATAAYVGSTVVILGG; from the coding sequence ATGACCGGCGCCGTCCCGCTGGAGGTCATCTGGCACGACGTGGAATGCGGCGGCTACGCCGAGGACGCCGAGCTTTGGCGCGAGCTGGCCGCTGCGGCGCCGGGCGGCACGGTCCTCGACGTGGGCGCGGGCACGGGGCGCGTCGCGCTGGACCTCGCCGCCCGCGGCGCCGGCGTGGTGGCCCTCGACGCCGAGCCCCGGCTGCTCGAGGCCCTGGCCGCCCGCGCCGCGGAGGCCGGCCTGCCGCCCGTGCCCACCGTGTGCGCCGACGCCCGGGACTTCGCGCTGGGCCGGACGTTCGGGCTCATCATCGTGCCGATGCAGACCCTGCAGCTGCTCGGCGGCCCCGAGGGCCGAGCGGCGTTCCTGCGCTGCGCGCGGGAGCACCTCGCCCCGGGCGGCACGCTGGCCGCCGCGCTGGCCGACGCCCTGGACAGCTTCGACGGCGAGACCGACGGCCTGCCCGAGCCCGACGTCCTGGAGGCCGGGGGCGCCACGTACTCCAGCCTGCCGCTGGCCGTCGTCGACGAGGGCGACCGCGCGGCGATCCACCGCCTGCGCGAGATCCTCGCGCCCGGCGGGGCGCGCAGCGAGACCCTCGACGTCATCCGCCTGGACCGCGTGACCCCCGCCGAGGTCCAGCGCGAGGCCGCCGCGCTGGGCTGGCACCCGCGCCCCGCGCGGCGCATCCCCGCCACCGCCGCCTATGTCGGCTCGACGGTGGTGATCCTCGGTGGCTGA